The stretch of DNA ATCGAAACGGTTGACGGTTCTCGTTCAGGCACTGTTCAAGAAAGGACATATGATGCTGTTTCCAGATTACAGGCCCAGGCGATTGCGCCAGAATGAAGCATTCCGGAGAATGATTCGGGAAACCATTCTAACGACAAGCGATCTGATATTGCCTCTGTTTGCCATTGGCGGCAAAAACATACAAAACCCTATCCAGTCAATGCCGGGCCATTATCAGCTGTCCATTGACAACCTGATAAAAACGGCCAGAGAGGCTTATGAGCTGGGCATCCCGGCCATAATGATCTTCGGAATTCCCGATAAAAAAGATGCGCTGGGAACCAGCGCGTATGCGAAAACCGGAATTGTACAGAAAGCCGTTAGTGCCGTAAAACAAAGCCTTCCGGAGCTGGTTGTCATCACGGACGTCTGCCTGTGCCAGTATACCGACCATGGCCATTGCGGTATTGTGGAAGGAAATATAATCGACAACGACTCCACACTTGATCTTCTGGCACGCACTGCCGTATCCCACGCAAAAGCCGGAGCCGATATGGTTGCCCCTTCGGATATGATGGACGGCCGGGTAACGGAAATCCGCAATGCCCTGGATGAAAATAATTTGAGCAATGTTCCGATCATGTCCTATGCCGCCAAGTACTGCTCTGCTTACTACGGACCGTTTCGTCAGGCCGCCGATTCAGCACCGCAGTTCGGGGATCGCCGAACCTATCAGATGGACCCGGCCAACGCGCAGGAAGCCATCCGTGAGGTAACCATGGATATCGAGGAAGGCGCCGATATTATCATGGTCAAACCCGCCCTTGCCTACCTGGACATCATTTGCCGGGTACGGGATGAAATTGACCTTCCGGTTGCGGCCTACAATGTCAGCGGAGAATATTCCATGATCAAAGCCGCTGAAAAAATGGGCTGGATTGACGGCAAGGCCGTCATGATGGAAACACTGACAGCGATCAAACGAGCCGGAGCAGATATGATACTGACATATTTTGCCATTGAAGCCGCCCGGGAGCTGAAGAATCGTTAGCCGCCTGTCAAACAACTCAAGGAAACCCATATATAATGAAACAGCATCATCAATCAGATTCAAACCGCCCCCCCCACCCGCATCATGAAGCAGCGCTTCGCCTGGTCGCCTGGGAAATCACCAGAAACTGCAATCTGTCATGCGTCCACTGCCGGGCAGCCGCAACCATGGGACCCTATCTCGGTGAATTGGACACAAAAGCGGCGTTGCGCCTGCTGGATCAAATTGCCGACGTGGGCGATGCAATCATCATTCTAACCGGTGGAGAACCGTTGCTTCGGTCTGACATTTTTGAAGTCGCCGCCTACGGCACTCAAAAAGGCCTCAAAATGGTTATGGCGCCTAACGGAACGCTCATGACAAAAGAATCTGCCGCCAGGATGGTTGACAGCGGCATCAAACGCATCAGTATCAGTCTGGACGGTGCCTCAAAAGATACTCACGATAAATTCAGGGGGGTGGATGGTGCATTTGATGCCGCACTGAGAGGGATAAAATTTGCAAAAGCGGCCGGGATCGAATTTCAGATCAACACCACCATCACGAAGGCCAATCTTGAACAGATCCCCAAAATCCAGGCCCTTGCCGAAAAACTCGGCGCAGTTGCGCACCATATTTTTCTGCTGGTTCCCACGGGCCGCGGCAAATACATTGTCGATCAGGAAATCACCGCCGATGAATATGAACGCACCCTGAACTGGTTTTATGACCAAAGAGAAAAAACAACCCTTCAGCTGAAAGCCACCTGTGCACCGCATTATTATCGGATTCTCAGGCAGCGGGCCAAACTGGAGGGCAAATCCGTCACCGTTCAAACCCACGGGATGGATGCGGTCACCCGGGGATGTCTGGGAGGCACCAGTTTCTGCTTTATTTCTCATACGGGCATTGTTCAGCCATGCGGATTTCTGGATCTGAACTGCGGAGATGTCACCCAGACCCCATTTCAGGACATCTGGCATCATTCCGAACCGTTTTTATTGCTCCGGGATTTTGATCAATTAAAGGGAAAATGCGGTCGCTGTGAATACAAAAAGGTATGCGGGGGATGCAGAGCCCGTGCCTTCGAGGCCACCGGTGATTTTATGGCCGAAGAGCCTCTGTGCAGTTATCAACCCGTTTCATAGCCACTGACTCCGGGCAGGATTCTGAGACCAGCCGGCAGATTGATCTCCTTTATACACAGAAAGGATGGATACATGAAAATCAGATCCCTGATGATATCCGACCCCATTACGGTTACCGAAAAAGCCACCATCACCGATGCCATGGAAGTGATGAAAAACCATTCGATCCGTCATCTGCCGGTCGTTGGAGAAGGCAATGTTCTTATCGGTTTTTTAACCCTGTCTGACCTGAAACAGGGGTTGATTCCATCTCTTCTGGGGGAAGTATCCCTCGCTGATTTGATGATTAAAAATCCGATTGAGGTGGGTCCGGACGATGATATTGAACTGGCCGCTCAGCTGCTGTACAAATTTAAAATTGGTGGAATGCCGGTTGTTGAAAACCGGAAACTGGTCGGGATCATCACCGAATCGGACATATTGATGACGTTCATAGAAATGATGGGGATTCTAACGTCAAGTTCCCGAATTGATGTGGTAATCAATGACGAACCCGGCGCGCTGGAAAAAGCACTGCAAATTATCCACGGGAGCGGAGGGGAAATTATCAGCATCGGTCAAATCAGCCGGGAAACCGGGAAAAAAATCTTCTTTTTCCGCCTGGCTCCCTGCAAAACCCATCAGATTGTTCAGACCCTCGAACAGCAGGGATTTGAAATCGTCGACACAATGGGCTGACGTCACCGGTTCGAATCCGCATAGCAACCGGCCGCCGCAAGCCCCCTCAAGCAGGGGGCTTTCACATCCGCAGGAAAAGGTCTAATCAAGGCTGAGACCTGATGTCAGTCTGCCCGCGCCACATTGCCCAGTGAATTCAAAAGCAGCGTTATGGGGCGGTCTTCTTCACTTTTACCGGTAAAGCGGATAGGCCCCGGACGCCGGTAATCATCTTCCTGTCCATTGGCCGCCAGCCATTTTTCCCTCAAGGCCTTTGCCACCTGAAACGAGGGAGATTCCAGATTAACGATACATTTTTCCAGCACAAGGGTTAATTTTCCTTTTCGTTCTTCCAGGTGCATCAAGGGCGCAATCGGAATGCCGACCGGTTCCCATTTAGAAAAATCCATTTCCAGATTTTTAATGGCCGCCATCTGTCCGGTCGCGCCGTTGGCAATCAAACTGAACACGGTCTGTCCCAGATTATACGTATAAATGCAGTCAAACCGGGTGGGATCACTGCCCCGGCCGTCATATCCGTAAAAATGGGTCTGGGTTTTGAATTTGGGAACCGTTTTTTCATAAATTTTCTCTATGGACGGTGGAACGGGATCATTTGTCCCGATCACGCCTCCGCTGACCAGCGTCTGCCTGAGGGTTTTCAGCGAGATTATGGAAGACTTTCGAAGCATAAAGCCCTCACTGCTGTAATTTTCGAACATGATCGGGCCAAAATAATCCGGATGCAAGCCTTCCCGTTCAAGAGTTTTTCTGAAATATGCTTTATTGATTCCTAATCGATAGGCGCCTTCTTCCATTAACCGACTCAGATAATCCGTCACCAGCCCCATGATGACCT from Desulfobacterales bacterium encodes:
- the hemB gene encoding porphobilinogen synthase; amino-acid sequence: MLFPDYRPRRLRQNEAFRRMIRETILTTSDLILPLFAIGGKNIQNPIQSMPGHYQLSIDNLIKTAREAYELGIPAIMIFGIPDKKDALGTSAYAKTGIVQKAVSAVKQSLPELVVITDVCLCQYTDHGHCGIVEGNIIDNDSTLDLLARTAVSHAKAGADMVAPSDMMDGRVTEIRNALDENNLSNVPIMSYAAKYCSAYYGPFRQAADSAPQFGDRRTYQMDPANAQEAIREVTMDIEEGADIIMVKPALAYLDIICRVRDEIDLPVAAYNVSGEYSMIKAAEKMGWIDGKAVMMETLTAIKRAGADMILTYFAIEAARELKNR
- a CDS encoding CBS and ACT domain-containing protein, which gives rise to MKIRSLMISDPITVTEKATITDAMEVMKNHSIRHLPVVGEGNVLIGFLTLSDLKQGLIPSLLGEVSLADLMIKNPIEVGPDDDIELAAQLLYKFKIGGMPVVENRKLVGIITESDILMTFIEMMGILTSSSRIDVVINDEPGALEKALQIIHGSGGEIISIGQISRETGKKIFFFRLAPCKTHQIVQTLEQQGFEIVDTMG
- the ahbD gene encoding heme b synthase, with amino-acid sequence MKQHHQSDSNRPPHPHHEAALRLVAWEITRNCNLSCVHCRAAATMGPYLGELDTKAALRLLDQIADVGDAIIILTGGEPLLRSDIFEVAAYGTQKGLKMVMAPNGTLMTKESAARMVDSGIKRISISLDGASKDTHDKFRGVDGAFDAALRGIKFAKAAGIEFQINTTITKANLEQIPKIQALAEKLGAVAHHIFLLVPTGRGKYIVDQEITADEYERTLNWFYDQREKTTLQLKATCAPHYYRILRQRAKLEGKSVTVQTHGMDAVTRGCLGGTSFCFISHTGIVQPCGFLDLNCGDVTQTPFQDIWHHSEPFLLLRDFDQLKGKCGRCEYKKVCGGCRARAFEATGDFMAEEPLCSYQPVS